A region of Halictus rubicundus isolate RS-2024b chromosome 17, iyHalRubi1_principal, whole genome shotgun sequence DNA encodes the following proteins:
- the Mbt gene encoding serine/threonine-protein kinase PAK mbt isoform X3, translating into MAGGAMFAKKKKKPQISTPTNFEHRVHTGFDKREGKFIGLPLQWASIVGNNQILKSTNRPLPLVDPSEITPTEILDLKTIVRGHNDLKARISFTDKTTENGLPKTSTVARSNSLRSSSPPRLRRDYRHNSNLPPSVPEGQEVPPNANQIQGYTNFGKQHNYVDKLRQNSPSVTAGLNPNVQNMIPNLQNLNPNMQSSPNLTQTGLNAPNLSLNFQNLSPIINPQTPVSNPSTPQLVEPDFHRLNSQMTMSGQYNGNIPVSSTESSARDQQAAQNVILHKIQPKISPVGSIASQRPLSQLSSHNINKYSQAYSMQDNSSMLQSQMKKPIEVSQSMHNLSKPNVPSSGTSSTPDQNQNMKSALSSGNLAVGSSSSASTKQTAAEQRLTHEQFRAALQMVVSRGDPRENLENFLKIGEGSTGTVCIATEKNTNRQVAVKKMDLRKQQRRELLFNEVVIMRDYHHPNIVEMYDSFLVDDELWVVMEYLEGGALTDIVTHSRMDESQIATVCSQCLKPLAYLHSQGVIHRDIKSDSILLTADGRVKLSDFGFCAQVSQELPRRKSLVGTPYWMSPEVISRLPYGPEVDIWSLGIMIIEMVDGEPPFFNEPPLQAMRRIRDMPPPKLKNSHKVSPRLQGFLERMLVRDPAQRATATELLQHPFLRQAQSPSILIPLMRGSRHTNC; encoded by the exons ATGG CAGGAGGGGCGATGTTcgccaaaaagaaaaagaaaccgcAGATATCCACTCCCACAAATTTTGAGCATCGTGTGCACACCGGGTTTGACAAGCGAGAAGGGAAGTTTATCGGACTACCGTTGCAATGGGCCTCCATCGTTGGGAACAATCAAATTTTGAAGTCCACCAACCGTCCATTACCTTTGGTGGACCCCAGCGAAATAACACCCACAGAGATTCTTGATTTGAAGACTATTGTTCGAGGTCACAATGATCTTAAAGCAAGGATATCATTTACCGATAAAACTACTGAAAATGGACTGCCCAAGACTAGCACGGTCGCTAGATCGAATTCCCTTCGTTCTTCTAGCCCACCGAGACTCAGGAGAGATTACAG GCATAACAGTAATCTACCACCTTCTGTGCCAGAAGGTCAAGAAGTACCACCTAATGCTAATCAAATACAAGGCTACACTAATTTTGGGAAGCAACATAATTATGTCGACAAGCTACGTCAAAATTCACCCAGCGTCACGGCTGGATTAAATCCTAATGTACAAAATATGATTCCGAATCTTCAAAATCTCAATCCGAATATGCAGTCATCCCCGAACTTAACTCAGACTGGATTGAATGCTCCGAATCTATCCTTGAACTTCCAGAATTTAAGTCCTATCATAAACCCACAGACTCCTGTGTCGAATCCGAGCACTCCACAATTAGTAGAACCCGATTTCCATAGACTCAACTCTCAAATGACAATGTCTGGTCAATACAATGGAAACATTCCG GTGTCGAGTACCGAGTCATCTGCGAGGGACCAACAGGCAGCTCAAAACGTTATTCTGCATAAGATACAACCTAAGATATCACCAGTAGGATCTATAGCTTCTCAACGGCCGCTAAGCCAATTAAGTTCACATAACATCAACAAATATTCGCAAGCGTACAGTATGCAAGACAACTCGTCGATGCTGCAATCCCAAATGAAGAAGCCGATTGAGGTGTCTCAATCGATGCATAACTTGTCCAAGCCGAACGTGCCGTCCTCCGGAACCAGTTCGACTCCGGATCAAAATCAGAACATGAAAAGCGCCTTATCTTCGGGTAATTTGGCGGTCGGTTCGAGTTCGAGTGCCTCCACTAAACAAACAGCGGCGGAGCAAAGGCTCACGCACGAACAGTTTCGGGCAGCTTTGCAGATGGTG GTGAGTCGAGGCGATCCAAGAGAGAATCTGGAAAATTTCCTCAAGATCGGCGAAGGTAGTACCGGAACGGTGTGCATAGCGACAGAGAAAAACACGAACCGGCAAGTGGCGGTGAAGAAGATGGACTTGAGGAAGCAGCAGAGGCGAGAATTGCTTTTCAACGAAGTGGTTATAATGAGAGATTATCATCATCCAAATATTGTCGAAATGTACGATAGTTTCTTGGTCGACGACGAATTATGGGTCGTGATGGAGTATCTCGAGGGAGGAGCTCTCACAGATATCGTCACGCATTCGCGTATGGATGAGAGCCAGATAGCTACCGTATGCTCCCAGTGCCTTAAACCACTTGCATATCTGCACTCTCAAGGTGTCATTCATAGGGATATCAAATCCGACTCAATACTGCTTACGGCCGATGGTAGGGTAAAGCTATCTGATTTTGGATTTTGCGCTCAAGTGTCGCAAGAATTACCTAGGCGAAAGTCCCTCGTGGGAACGCCATATTGGATGAGTCCTGAGGTTATTTCTAG GTTACCATACGGACCTGAGGTTGACATTTGGTCATTAGGTATAATGATCATCGAGATGGTCGACGGAGAGCCACCGTTCTTCAATGAACCTCCCCTACAAGCTATGCGACGTATCAGAGATATGCCGCCaccgaaattaaaaaattctcataAA GTTAGCCCACGACTTCAAGGCTTTCTCGAAAGAATGCTCGTCCGTGACCCAGCGCAAAGAGCTACGGCGACGGAATTGTTACAACATCCGTTCCTCAGACAAGCTCAAAGTCCGAGTATCTTGATTCCGTTAATGAGGGGTTCCAGGCATACAAATTGTTGA
- the Mbt gene encoding serine/threonine-protein kinase PAK mbt isoform X1: MFAKKKKKPQISTPTNFEHRVHTGFDKREGKFIGLPLQWASIVGNNQILKSTNRPLPLVDPSEITPTEILDLKTIVRGHNDLKARISFTDKTTENGLPKTSTVARSNSLRSSSPPRLRRDYRHNSNLPPSVPEGQEVPPNANQIQGYTNFGKQHNYVDKLRQNSPSVTAGLNPNVQNMIPNLQNLNPNMQSSPNLTQTGLNAPNLSLNFQNLSPIINPQTPVSNPSTPQLVEPDFHRLNSQMTMSGQYNGNIPVSSTESSARDQQAAQNVILHKIQPKISPVGSIASQRPLSQLSSHNINKYSQAYSMQDNSSMLQSQMKKPIEVSQSMHNLSKPNVPSSGTSSTPDQNQNMKSALSSGNLAVGSSSSASTKQTAAEQRLTHEQFRAALQMVVSRGDPRENLENFLKIGEGSTGTVCIATEKNTNRQVAVKKMDLRKQQRRELLFNEVVIMRDYHHPNIVEMYDSFLVDDELWVVMEYLEGGALTDIVTHSRMDESQIATVCSQCLKPLAYLHSQGVIHRDIKSDSILLTADGRVKLSDFGFCAQVSQELPRRKSLVGTPYWMSPEVISRLPYGPEVDIWSLGIMIIEMVDGEPPFFNEPPLQAMRRIRDMPPPKLKNSHKVSPRLQGFLERMLVRDPAQRATATELLQHPFLRQAQSPSILIPLMRGSRHTNC, encoded by the exons ATGTTcgccaaaaagaaaaagaaaccgcAGATATCCACTCCCACAAATTTTGAGCATCGTGTGCACACCGGGTTTGACAAGCGAGAAGGGAAGTTTATCGGACTACCGTTGCAATGGGCCTCCATCGTTGGGAACAATCAAATTTTGAAGTCCACCAACCGTCCATTACCTTTGGTGGACCCCAGCGAAATAACACCCACAGAGATTCTTGATTTGAAGACTATTGTTCGAGGTCACAATGATCTTAAAGCAAGGATATCATTTACCGATAAAACTACTGAAAATGGACTGCCCAAGACTAGCACGGTCGCTAGATCGAATTCCCTTCGTTCTTCTAGCCCACCGAGACTCAGGAGAGATTACAG GCATAACAGTAATCTACCACCTTCTGTGCCAGAAGGTCAAGAAGTACCACCTAATGCTAATCAAATACAAGGCTACACTAATTTTGGGAAGCAACATAATTATGTCGACAAGCTACGTCAAAATTCACCCAGCGTCACGGCTGGATTAAATCCTAATGTACAAAATATGATTCCGAATCTTCAAAATCTCAATCCGAATATGCAGTCATCCCCGAACTTAACTCAGACTGGATTGAATGCTCCGAATCTATCCTTGAACTTCCAGAATTTAAGTCCTATCATAAACCCACAGACTCCTGTGTCGAATCCGAGCACTCCACAATTAGTAGAACCCGATTTCCATAGACTCAACTCTCAAATGACAATGTCTGGTCAATACAATGGAAACATTCCG GTGTCGAGTACCGAGTCATCTGCGAGGGACCAACAGGCAGCTCAAAACGTTATTCTGCATAAGATACAACCTAAGATATCACCAGTAGGATCTATAGCTTCTCAACGGCCGCTAAGCCAATTAAGTTCACATAACATCAACAAATATTCGCAAGCGTACAGTATGCAAGACAACTCGTCGATGCTGCAATCCCAAATGAAGAAGCCGATTGAGGTGTCTCAATCGATGCATAACTTGTCCAAGCCGAACGTGCCGTCCTCCGGAACCAGTTCGACTCCGGATCAAAATCAGAACATGAAAAGCGCCTTATCTTCGGGTAATTTGGCGGTCGGTTCGAGTTCGAGTGCCTCCACTAAACAAACAGCGGCGGAGCAAAGGCTCACGCACGAACAGTTTCGGGCAGCTTTGCAGATGGTG GTGAGTCGAGGCGATCCAAGAGAGAATCTGGAAAATTTCCTCAAGATCGGCGAAGGTAGTACCGGAACGGTGTGCATAGCGACAGAGAAAAACACGAACCGGCAAGTGGCGGTGAAGAAGATGGACTTGAGGAAGCAGCAGAGGCGAGAATTGCTTTTCAACGAAGTGGTTATAATGAGAGATTATCATCATCCAAATATTGTCGAAATGTACGATAGTTTCTTGGTCGACGACGAATTATGGGTCGTGATGGAGTATCTCGAGGGAGGAGCTCTCACAGATATCGTCACGCATTCGCGTATGGATGAGAGCCAGATAGCTACCGTATGCTCCCAGTGCCTTAAACCACTTGCATATCTGCACTCTCAAGGTGTCATTCATAGGGATATCAAATCCGACTCAATACTGCTTACGGCCGATGGTAGGGTAAAGCTATCTGATTTTGGATTTTGCGCTCAAGTGTCGCAAGAATTACCTAGGCGAAAGTCCCTCGTGGGAACGCCATATTGGATGAGTCCTGAGGTTATTTCTAG GTTACCATACGGACCTGAGGTTGACATTTGGTCATTAGGTATAATGATCATCGAGATGGTCGACGGAGAGCCACCGTTCTTCAATGAACCTCCCCTACAAGCTATGCGACGTATCAGAGATATGCCGCCaccgaaattaaaaaattctcataAA GTTAGCCCACGACTTCAAGGCTTTCTCGAAAGAATGCTCGTCCGTGACCCAGCGCAAAGAGCTACGGCGACGGAATTGTTACAACATCCGTTCCTCAGACAAGCTCAAAGTCCGAGTATCTTGATTCCGTTAATGAGGGGTTCCAGGCATACAAATTGTTGA
- the LOC143362408 gene encoding uncharacterized protein LOC143362408 isoform X2, translating to MEDFKVKDEPMDALNIDSQVMDENIVSVVLKEEPGDRFDPDYMEDICSGTFEKVFLPIEQNDVDFSNEMVKLELDGESSSHPNWAAHIANANLCDKEDGAIQRCLANANFTQSQDTDKHPGFCTNGQQPKFYKIQCSICKKWFLNNDSMVTHLRMHCSGSQCEVCQQNFQDSSSLHAHMLTHVGMNPLECNVCQKRFAYKWCLRSHMQMHVLEKPYDAEALQEAYMKRPDSENDQSINAEDRIFECDVCHAIFKEKLSLNRHVLTHTEERLYKCDICFVTFREKAKLHTHMTLHGGSKQFKCTMCHRSFTQKTALNNHMLAHSGEKPHACNICEKTYKRKSELIRHTMVHTGERPYECKECLMTFREKAKLNSHMLVHTGEKPHECHICHKACARKSDLNSHMLLHTGGQYDCKVCDKIFTRRSDLNRHTLIHTGEKPFACELCEMAFREKTRLNSHMLIHTGDKRHACHICQKTFKEKSSLRKHMLSHTGDRPYECYVCHKAFTQKTTLNSHILVHAGERPYECSACQKIFKDKATLKKHLSVHINEKTHECLICLKKFAHKAALNSHLSTNHTS from the exons ATGGAAGATTTTAAAGTGAAAGATGAACCGATGGATGCATTAAACATAGACAGTCAGGTTATG GACGAAAACATTGTAAGCGTTGTACTTAAAGAAGAACCTGGCGATAGATTTGATCCCGACTACATGGAGGACATCTGCTCCGGTACATTCGAGAAGGTATTTTTACCTATCGAACAAAACGACGTTGACTTTTCTAATGAAATG GTAAAATTGGAATTGGACGGCGAATCTAGCAGTCATCCAAATTGGGCAGCTCATATCGCTAATGCCAATCTCTGTGACAAAGAGGACGGGGCTATACAAAGGTGTTTGGCCAATGCAAATTTCACCCAGTCACAAGACACAGACAAGCACCCCGGTTTTTGCACGAACGGACAGCAACCCAAGTTTTATAAAATCCAATGTTCTATCTGCAAGAAGTGGTTCTTGAACAACGATTCGATGGTTACACATTTGAGAATGCACTGCAGCGGCAGCCAGTGCGAGGTTTGCCAGCAGAATTTCCAAGACAGTTCGAGTTTGCACGCCCATATGTTGACCCATGTTGGAATGAATCCACTCGAGTGCAATGTTTGTCAGAAAAGATTCGCTTACAAATGGTGTTTGCGCAGTCACATGCAGATGCACGTACTGGAAAAGCCGTACGACGCTGAGGCGTTACAGGAAGCGTACATGAAGCGACCGGATTCTGAGAATGATCAGTCGATCAACGCTGAGGACAGAATATTCGAGTGTGACGTGTGTCACGCGATTTTCAAGGAGAAGCTCAGCTTGAACCGGCACGTGCTCACCCATACCGAGGAAAGGTTGTACAAATGCGACATATGTTTCGTGACTTTCCGCGAAAAGGCGAAATTGCATACGCATATGACGTTGCACGGGGGAAGTAAACAGTTCAAATGCACCATGTGTCATAGGTCGTTCACGCAGAAAACGGCGTTGAACAATCACATGCTGGCACACAGCGGCGAGAAACCCCATGCGTGCAATATCTGCGAGAAAACATACAAACGGAAATCGGAACTGATTCGGCACACGATGGTGCACACCGGCGAGAGACCGTACGAATGTAAAGAATGCCTAATGACTTTTCGGGAGAAGGCGAAACTCAATTCCCATATGTTGGTGCATACGGGCGAAAAGCCGCACGAGTGTCACATTTGTCATAAAGCCTGCGCGCGAAAATCGGATCTCAACAGCCACATGTTGCTGCACACCGGCGGCCAATACGACTGCAAGGTGTGCGACAAAATATTCACACGCCGATCGGACCTGAATCGGCACACCCTGATACACACCGGCGAGAAACCGTTCGCCTGCGAGCTATGCGAGATGGCGTTCAGAGAGAAGACTAGACTGAATTCTCACATGCTAATACACACCGGTGACAAGAGGCACGCGTGCCACATTTGTCAGAAAACGTTCAAGGAGAAGTCCTCGTTGCGGAAACACATGCTAAGCCACACGGGTGACAGACCGTACGAATGTTACGTGTGTCACAAGGCGTTCACCCAGAAAACGACACTGAACAGCCACATATTAGTCCACGCAGGTGAAAGACCGTACGAATGTAGCGCATGCCAGAAAATCTTTAAGGATAAAGCAacattgaaaaagcatttatcgGTGCACATTAATGAGAAAACACACGAGTGTCTgatctgtttaaaaaagttTGCCCACAAAGCTGCATTAAATAGTCATTTATCGACAAATCATACGTCCTAA
- the Mbt gene encoding serine/threonine-protein kinase PAK mbt isoform X2: MGGAMFAKKKKKPQISTPTNFEHRVHTGFDKREGKFIGLPLQWASIVGNNQILKSTNRPLPLVDPSEITPTEILDLKTIVRGHNDLKARISFTDKTTENGLPKTSTVARSNSLRSSSPPRLRRDYRHNSNLPPSVPEGQEVPPNANQIQGYTNFGKQHNYVDKLRQNSPSVTAGLNPNVQNMIPNLQNLNPNMQSSPNLTQTGLNAPNLSLNFQNLSPIINPQTPVSNPSTPQLVEPDFHRLNSQMTMSGQYNGNIPVSSTESSARDQQAAQNVILHKIQPKISPVGSIASQRPLSQLSSHNINKYSQAYSMQDNSSMLQSQMKKPIEVSQSMHNLSKPNVPSSGTSSTPDQNQNMKSALSSGNLAVGSSSSASTKQTAAEQRLTHEQFRAALQMVVSRGDPRENLENFLKIGEGSTGTVCIATEKNTNRQVAVKKMDLRKQQRRELLFNEVVIMRDYHHPNIVEMYDSFLVDDELWVVMEYLEGGALTDIVTHSRMDESQIATVCSQCLKPLAYLHSQGVIHRDIKSDSILLTADGRVKLSDFGFCAQVSQELPRRKSLVGTPYWMSPEVISRLPYGPEVDIWSLGIMIIEMVDGEPPFFNEPPLQAMRRIRDMPPPKLKNSHKVSPRLQGFLERMLVRDPAQRATATELLQHPFLRQAQSPSILIPLMRGSRHTNC, translated from the exons ATGG GAGGGGCGATGTTcgccaaaaagaaaaagaaaccgcAGATATCCACTCCCACAAATTTTGAGCATCGTGTGCACACCGGGTTTGACAAGCGAGAAGGGAAGTTTATCGGACTACCGTTGCAATGGGCCTCCATCGTTGGGAACAATCAAATTTTGAAGTCCACCAACCGTCCATTACCTTTGGTGGACCCCAGCGAAATAACACCCACAGAGATTCTTGATTTGAAGACTATTGTTCGAGGTCACAATGATCTTAAAGCAAGGATATCATTTACCGATAAAACTACTGAAAATGGACTGCCCAAGACTAGCACGGTCGCTAGATCGAATTCCCTTCGTTCTTCTAGCCCACCGAGACTCAGGAGAGATTACAG GCATAACAGTAATCTACCACCTTCTGTGCCAGAAGGTCAAGAAGTACCACCTAATGCTAATCAAATACAAGGCTACACTAATTTTGGGAAGCAACATAATTATGTCGACAAGCTACGTCAAAATTCACCCAGCGTCACGGCTGGATTAAATCCTAATGTACAAAATATGATTCCGAATCTTCAAAATCTCAATCCGAATATGCAGTCATCCCCGAACTTAACTCAGACTGGATTGAATGCTCCGAATCTATCCTTGAACTTCCAGAATTTAAGTCCTATCATAAACCCACAGACTCCTGTGTCGAATCCGAGCACTCCACAATTAGTAGAACCCGATTTCCATAGACTCAACTCTCAAATGACAATGTCTGGTCAATACAATGGAAACATTCCG GTGTCGAGTACCGAGTCATCTGCGAGGGACCAACAGGCAGCTCAAAACGTTATTCTGCATAAGATACAACCTAAGATATCACCAGTAGGATCTATAGCTTCTCAACGGCCGCTAAGCCAATTAAGTTCACATAACATCAACAAATATTCGCAAGCGTACAGTATGCAAGACAACTCGTCGATGCTGCAATCCCAAATGAAGAAGCCGATTGAGGTGTCTCAATCGATGCATAACTTGTCCAAGCCGAACGTGCCGTCCTCCGGAACCAGTTCGACTCCGGATCAAAATCAGAACATGAAAAGCGCCTTATCTTCGGGTAATTTGGCGGTCGGTTCGAGTTCGAGTGCCTCCACTAAACAAACAGCGGCGGAGCAAAGGCTCACGCACGAACAGTTTCGGGCAGCTTTGCAGATGGTG GTGAGTCGAGGCGATCCAAGAGAGAATCTGGAAAATTTCCTCAAGATCGGCGAAGGTAGTACCGGAACGGTGTGCATAGCGACAGAGAAAAACACGAACCGGCAAGTGGCGGTGAAGAAGATGGACTTGAGGAAGCAGCAGAGGCGAGAATTGCTTTTCAACGAAGTGGTTATAATGAGAGATTATCATCATCCAAATATTGTCGAAATGTACGATAGTTTCTTGGTCGACGACGAATTATGGGTCGTGATGGAGTATCTCGAGGGAGGAGCTCTCACAGATATCGTCACGCATTCGCGTATGGATGAGAGCCAGATAGCTACCGTATGCTCCCAGTGCCTTAAACCACTTGCATATCTGCACTCTCAAGGTGTCATTCATAGGGATATCAAATCCGACTCAATACTGCTTACGGCCGATGGTAGGGTAAAGCTATCTGATTTTGGATTTTGCGCTCAAGTGTCGCAAGAATTACCTAGGCGAAAGTCCCTCGTGGGAACGCCATATTGGATGAGTCCTGAGGTTATTTCTAG GTTACCATACGGACCTGAGGTTGACATTTGGTCATTAGGTATAATGATCATCGAGATGGTCGACGGAGAGCCACCGTTCTTCAATGAACCTCCCCTACAAGCTATGCGACGTATCAGAGATATGCCGCCaccgaaattaaaaaattctcataAA GTTAGCCCACGACTTCAAGGCTTTCTCGAAAGAATGCTCGTCCGTGACCCAGCGCAAAGAGCTACGGCGACGGAATTGTTACAACATCCGTTCCTCAGACAAGCTCAAAGTCCGAGTATCTTGATTCCGTTAATGAGGGGTTCCAGGCATACAAATTGTTGA
- the LOC143362410 gene encoding odorant receptor 10: MVTSRLTKHARQADYDWAVGINRNCLRLICLWPRETHGKRKLLDNLCVMTIVLILGGFLVIPGVLLLFKQNEIRATIDDSIYSLTVITLIPKILIIHGKRSVILQILNMMADDWEKPKTDEEKYIMYRYAQIARIVAVLGFMVGGLATLIVAILPKFGIYVRHTTDGIDVFPFPSYYVYDVTRSPYYEIIYYGQIFVLLITLVAYNGINMFFGTIFLHMCGQVENLRARIENEKKFGDFRQALASIVSDHVRLIRTVKMIESTFSAIMLIMVVMFSVLTCTYITSIFSISSDKDEFSLTRVFYLLFSICSNFIQMLFYFVTGQALLNESEGIYDATYECGWLNLKSNEAKCLILIMARSKTPLFITAGKLFPISYMTFGSIMKISFSYGSFLLTML, encoded by the exons ATGGTTACTTCCAGACTGACGAAGCACGCCCGCCAAGCAG ATTACGACTGGGCTGTCGGTATTAATCGCAATTGCCTAAGACTGATTTGCCTCTGGCCTCGAGAGACTCACGGCAAAAGAAAATTGCTGGATAATCTCTGCGTAATGACGATCGTGCTGATACTCGGTGGTTTCTTGGTAATTCCTGGTGTGCTTTTGTTGTTCAAGCAAAATGAAATAAGAGCGACCATAGACGATTCCATATACTCTCTCACAGTTATCACCTTGATACCAAAAATCCTTATCATTCACGGAAAACGGAGCG TGATCTTGCAGATTCTGAACATGATGGCGGACGACTGGGAAAAACCTAAAACGGACGAGGAAAAGTACATTATGTATCGTTACGCACAAATTGCTCGAATCGTTGCCGTATTAGGTTTCATGGTGGGAGGTCTTGCTACACTAATCGTAGCGATCCTGCCGAAATTTGGCATATATGTCCGACATACAACGGACGGAATCGACGTATTCCCGTTCCCAAGTTACTATGTCTATGATGTCACTCGAAGTCCCTACTACGAAATAATATACTACGGTCAAATTTTCGTGTTGCTGATAACCTTGGTGGCTTACAATGGCATTAACATGTTCTTTGGGACTATATTTCTTCATATGTGCGGCCAAGTAGAGAATCTTCGAGCTCGAATTGAGAACGAAAAGAAATTCGGAGACTTTAGGCAAGCTTTGGCGTCGATCGTGTCCGATCACGTGCGACTTATCAG GACGGTGAAAATGATCGAAAGTACATTTTCGGCGATAATGCTTATAATGGTAGTAATGTTCTCGGTGCTTACTTGCACGTATATAACGAGCATATTTTCC atatCCTCCGACAAAGACGAGTTCTCCCTGACGCGAGTATTCTACTTGCTGTTCAGTATTTGCAGCAATTTCATtcaaatgttattttattttgtgacCGGGCAAGCGTTGTTGAACGAA TCCGAAGGTATATATGACGCCACCTACGAATGCGGATGGTTAAATTTGAAGTCGAACGAAGCGAAATGTTTGATTCTCATTATGGCCAGGTCGAAGACGCCGCTATTCATCACCGCGGGAAAATTGTTTCCTATCAGTTATATGACGTTCGGTAGT ATAATGAAGATATCATTCAGCTACGGATCTTTCCTGCTCACGATGCTATAA
- the LOC143362408 gene encoding uncharacterized protein LOC143362408 isoform X1, with protein sequence MKQQHHTIQCYRKDSNLKPYFKDENIVSVVLKEEPGDRFDPDYMEDICSGTFEKVFLPIEQNDVDFSNEMVKLELDGESSSHPNWAAHIANANLCDKEDGAIQRCLANANFTQSQDTDKHPGFCTNGQQPKFYKIQCSICKKWFLNNDSMVTHLRMHCSGSQCEVCQQNFQDSSSLHAHMLTHVGMNPLECNVCQKRFAYKWCLRSHMQMHVLEKPYDAEALQEAYMKRPDSENDQSINAEDRIFECDVCHAIFKEKLSLNRHVLTHTEERLYKCDICFVTFREKAKLHTHMTLHGGSKQFKCTMCHRSFTQKTALNNHMLAHSGEKPHACNICEKTYKRKSELIRHTMVHTGERPYECKECLMTFREKAKLNSHMLVHTGEKPHECHICHKACARKSDLNSHMLLHTGGQYDCKVCDKIFTRRSDLNRHTLIHTGEKPFACELCEMAFREKTRLNSHMLIHTGDKRHACHICQKTFKEKSSLRKHMLSHTGDRPYECYVCHKAFTQKTTLNSHILVHAGERPYECSACQKIFKDKATLKKHLSVHINEKTHECLICLKKFAHKAALNSHLSTNHTS encoded by the exons ATGAAACAGCAGCACCATACAATACAATGCTATCGCAAGGACTCTAACTTAAAACCTTACTTTAAGGACGAAAACATTGTAAGCGTTGTACTTAAAGAAGAACCTGGCGATAGATTTGATCCCGACTACATGGAGGACATCTGCTCCGGTACATTCGAGAAGGTATTTTTACCTATCGAACAAAACGACGTTGACTTTTCTAATGAAATG GTAAAATTGGAATTGGACGGCGAATCTAGCAGTCATCCAAATTGGGCAGCTCATATCGCTAATGCCAATCTCTGTGACAAAGAGGACGGGGCTATACAAAGGTGTTTGGCCAATGCAAATTTCACCCAGTCACAAGACACAGACAAGCACCCCGGTTTTTGCACGAACGGACAGCAACCCAAGTTTTATAAAATCCAATGTTCTATCTGCAAGAAGTGGTTCTTGAACAACGATTCGATGGTTACACATTTGAGAATGCACTGCAGCGGCAGCCAGTGCGAGGTTTGCCAGCAGAATTTCCAAGACAGTTCGAGTTTGCACGCCCATATGTTGACCCATGTTGGAATGAATCCACTCGAGTGCAATGTTTGTCAGAAAAGATTCGCTTACAAATGGTGTTTGCGCAGTCACATGCAGATGCACGTACTGGAAAAGCCGTACGACGCTGAGGCGTTACAGGAAGCGTACATGAAGCGACCGGATTCTGAGAATGATCAGTCGATCAACGCTGAGGACAGAATATTCGAGTGTGACGTGTGTCACGCGATTTTCAAGGAGAAGCTCAGCTTGAACCGGCACGTGCTCACCCATACCGAGGAAAGGTTGTACAAATGCGACATATGTTTCGTGACTTTCCGCGAAAAGGCGAAATTGCATACGCATATGACGTTGCACGGGGGAAGTAAACAGTTCAAATGCACCATGTGTCATAGGTCGTTCACGCAGAAAACGGCGTTGAACAATCACATGCTGGCACACAGCGGCGAGAAACCCCATGCGTGCAATATCTGCGAGAAAACATACAAACGGAAATCGGAACTGATTCGGCACACGATGGTGCACACCGGCGAGAGACCGTACGAATGTAAAGAATGCCTAATGACTTTTCGGGAGAAGGCGAAACTCAATTCCCATATGTTGGTGCATACGGGCGAAAAGCCGCACGAGTGTCACATTTGTCATAAAGCCTGCGCGCGAAAATCGGATCTCAACAGCCACATGTTGCTGCACACCGGCGGCCAATACGACTGCAAGGTGTGCGACAAAATATTCACACGCCGATCGGACCTGAATCGGCACACCCTGATACACACCGGCGAGAAACCGTTCGCCTGCGAGCTATGCGAGATGGCGTTCAGAGAGAAGACTAGACTGAATTCTCACATGCTAATACACACCGGTGACAAGAGGCACGCGTGCCACATTTGTCAGAAAACGTTCAAGGAGAAGTCCTCGTTGCGGAAACACATGCTAAGCCACACGGGTGACAGACCGTACGAATGTTACGTGTGTCACAAGGCGTTCACCCAGAAAACGACACTGAACAGCCACATATTAGTCCACGCAGGTGAAAGACCGTACGAATGTAGCGCATGCCAGAAAATCTTTAAGGATAAAGCAacattgaaaaagcatttatcgGTGCACATTAATGAGAAAACACACGAGTGTCTgatctgtttaaaaaagttTGCCCACAAAGCTGCATTAAATAGTCATTTATCGACAAATCATACGTCCTAA